gggaggaaaaggaaaagggaagaagaaaggaaaagggtCAAAGGCTTGATATTCTTTCttacctactaattttctttcctttactcTCAGCTGGTCAAATGGTTCATTAACAATGTAAAGCTTTACAGTATTGTCTGTTTTATCTGGATTGTATTCTTGTCCATGCTGTTGAATTTCAGAACTTTGGAAGTTCTTAAGAGAAGTAATATGTTGCCATCTGCTGCCGTTTCATGATGAATGATGCTATCACCTTTCTGCAGGTTAGTTTGGCATATGCCTATGAAAGTAAAGAGGCACTATATCTAGTTTTGACGCTGATGAATGGAGGAGACCTCAAATTCCACATTTACCACATGGGAGAAGAAGGGTTTGATATGAATCGAGCCATATTCTATGCTGCTGAGATCTGCTGTGGCTTGCAAGACCTCCATCAAGAAAGAATTGTGTACAGGTAATGGAGCCTGTCCCGAAATCCTGGGTGCTGGAACCATCACGTCCATCTGAACAGGAGGAGCATTGCTTTGGTATAACACCAGCACTCAAGCAGGGAGCTATTCCGTGTTTTGGACAACTTAGTATTGTCTGTATAAGTATATGTGCTTGTTTTTAGGCCCATTTCATTAGGTTTTGGCAATTTGCTCATGGGTGTCTTTTTACTTTGCTCTGTGTTTCAATAGATTTGCACTCCTCCTTTATAAGAGAAACCCTTAGAGGCATGAAAATCCAAATAAGACTCTTTATGTTCAGAAATATAggtaaaataatattttggaaatgtAGAATATTGCCCATATTAGTCCTTGTAAAATTCACTGATTTGCTCAAGGCTGAGAACGGCCTCTTCCACTCAGTCTTCCTATACTATGTACTGTGCTCTTTGAACTTATGGGTTCTAATTTTTCTCTTAGGTCTTCTAGGTGAGAAGTCCAAAAAAGTGTCTGTCTTAAGCCCATTCTAGAAAAGCAACATAAATGCCTGTGTACCATTTTGAAAAAATAAGCTCCCAGATCCGATCCCCAGAGTACAAATTGTTCAACTGCTCCAAAAATGGTGTAGatctattttataaaatacatatgtACGTCACAAATACACCTCTTGGAATGTTTACCTGCCGGTCCccttaacataataataataataataactttatttgtagACCACAATACCTCgcagttcaatgtggtttacaacaagaaagaaACTGCACAAACACAGCGATGGTACATCAAATTTACATTATCAAAATCAGAAATTCAATAAAATTGACAAATTATTATAcacatttatcaaacaaatatgttttcagtaATTGCTAAAATCCAGATAGGAGAAGGAAGACATAATCAGACCGCTTAAATACGCACACACGGTCCATGAGTGTACTTTTTGTACCACTGCAACTGATCTTTTTAAATGCCTTAATTTTGCATGTAAAACATGCTTCAAACTTAACCACCCTCACACACTCCATATACAGGATTGTTTGAGCATAGTTCAAAAGAGCGAAAGAAAGTAGTTTCTGTAGTCTTGTGGTTCAGTATTTCCTTTCTTATgctggaaacatccatttttccactttgTCTCCTTTGCCCAGGGATCTGAAGCCTGAAAACATCTTGCTGGATGACCATGGTGAGCCTCTGATACTGAGAGTGAGCTAGAATGCCCTGCGTGAGCACGTTCAgcttgtaaacgggtttctaatGAAGTGTGAGAACTGATTATCCAGTCTTCTTGTGACTCCTTCCACAGGTCACATCCGGATCTCTGATCTTGGACTGGCCATACACATTCCAGAAGGGCGAAATATCAAAGGCAGGGTGGGCACAGTGGGATATATGGGTAAGTGCAGAGCCCTTTCTTTGAAGGCTCACATTGCAGCAGGAGTATTCGGCTTAGTCAGTTGCTCCTCAACATGCCCACTTGGACTGACTGAGCTGAAAGAGCAGTGAATAGGGTTGATgatcttcacttttttttttctgtctgctgACGCTGGCTATTTTTTCTCCTGCAGCTCCAGAGGTGATCAAGAATGAAAGGTACACATTCAGCCCTGACTGGTGGGCACTTGGCTGTCTGCTGTATGAAATGATTGAGGGCCAGTCCCCCTTTCAACAAAGGAAGAAGAAGAtgaagagagaggaggtggagcgCCTGGTGAAGGAGGTGCAGGAGGATTACTCTGCCAAATTCTGCACAGACTCCCGCTGCCTTTGTTCTATGGTAGGAACTGGCACCTCTCCATTCTTCATCTTAGAAAACTGTCAGCTTAAGACTGAAAaggtttaacatagaaacatgacagcagataaaggccaaatggcccatccagtctgcccatccgcagtaaccattatctcttcctctctctaagagatcccaggctttcttgaattcagacagtctcttgtctccaccacctcctccgggagactgttccacgcatccaccaccctttctgtaaaaaagtatttccttagatttgctcctgagcctatcacctcttaatgtcATCCTATGCCCTGTAGGTCTCTGGTCTGGACTGTGCCTGTAAGGTTTTAAAGCAGTGCAGCAATCAGAGAATTATAGTGTGATTTTTTGGCAGTTATGTAGTTAATCCTGCAGGCCATTAATGTTTCCTCCTGTGTTCACAGCTCTTGTGCAAAGACCCAACGGAGCGTCTGGGATGTAGAGGGCGAGGTGCCCAGGAAGTGAAGGAGCATCCTGTATTCAGACACTTGAACTTCAAGAGACTGGAAGCAGGAATGCTGGATCCTCCCTTCAAACCCGATGTAAGTGCTGGAGCTGAAATGGCCAGTGTAAGAGCCCAGATgcagagcttgatggacctttgctctgagcCACTTTGccacatcttatgttcttatgacacatcTCCTCTGCACAGCCACAGGCCATATACTGTAAGGATGTACTGGATATTGAGCAGTTCTCCACAGTGAAGGGGGTGGAACTTGAGGCCAAAGACAAGGACTTCTACCAGAAGTTTGCTACGGGAAGTGTATCTATTCCATGGCAGAATGAGGTAGGTGGCCTTCGGCATCCTATAGGGCAGCTTTTGGCCAAAGTAGAAAAAGCAGGGCTACATCAGtgcttctctcctctctgccTGACTGCGACACTGTGCTACACTGGCATCTCCCCCAGCAAAGGGCTAGCTCACAGTACGACAGTGCATCTGTGCCTCTTGCCAATCTTCTGATGACTTTCTCTGTATTTTAAAAAGCCAGTTAAGTAAAGTAGGCTGCAGAAACCAGCCAGGCTGTCCTTGAGCATGATGGAAAGAATCAGGATGCATGGGAGTTGCAGGATTAAAGAGAGAGAGTAagcatttgtttttcttttttgtttagatGATTGAAACAGAATGTTTCAAAGAACTAAATGTGTTGGCTGCAGATGGCAGTGTGCCACCAGATCTCGACTGGAGAGGTCAACCACCCCCACAGCCAAAGAAGGGACTGTTGCAGCGGCTGTTCAGCCGACAGGTATTGGTTTTTGTAGTTGTCTCTTAGACACGCACTATCTTGATGTCATTCGGCCTGGGCAAGCCCTGGCTTGAATCTTAAATGCTCTGCCTCAGTGTGACATAGGAGAGCTGTTGTCGTATCAAGTGAGGTTCAGATAACAGGCGACATCAGAAGAAAGCTTTCTCTGTTCTGAAATACTCTAGATTAGTCCTACTCCACCATTGTACCATTTAGAGGCCAGAGCCAGTATCGCTCCTTCCctaaaaacctgctagaccacctggAAACAGGATGGTAGGCCGGAGGGAGAGGAAATTGGTGCTGTTCTTAAGGGGAAGGTACTTCAAGAGGCGTTGCTGGTCTGGcaaggggggatggggaggaggcAAAAATTAAAGATCCCCTTATGCAGGATATGCCTACCAgcaaaattaaaggaaaaagtggTGTAAAAACAATTGGTAGATTTTGTAGAGAAGACCAATATTGTGCGCCCAAGACtgttagggtttaaaaaaggccaTAGCACAGAGGCAATCTGGGAATCCCTGGATAGGGGTCACCTAGTCTTGACAGTGTCATTGGATTTAATGGCTGCCTTTGGTTTAGTAGACCATGACCTTCTCTTGATGAGATTTCAGTCAATCGGGATAGCAGGTAGTCTTAGTTTGGTTTAGATCATATTTGGGTGGAAGATCCTTTGTGCTATATTAAGGATCACTTAAATGCATCAGCATATGCAGAAGTAATGTTTCTCCCAAAATTTGTGACTCAGCAGCTCTGCTTCTCATTTtgccctgctccctctgtcccacCTCTTCATCTTTTCCCTGTCTTCCGCTTCTCCAAACTTTCTTTAGGATTGTTGTGGGAACTGTAGTGAGAGTGAAGAGGAGCCAACTCGCCTCTAGAGTGAACGGGAGCAGCCAGGGGCCTTGGAACAACCCCACAAGTGCTTGAGACCTGGAGGATAAGGGAGCAGCAGTGGCGGTTATAACATTTTGcacatttgtatttttaaaatgtttctgtACATATAAATTCAAATGTATAAATATAGGAATATTTTCCAGCTTTTGCCTACATAGTAGTTTATATGAATTCAGTCAAGAGGAATCAGAAGAATCCTCTGTAGTCATTTTATTTCATAAGAAAACCTGCGCTCTTATCTTAAATCTTCTCTTTCAATCTGTAATAGAGAGTCTGTGCCCTTCACAGTCTTCATCATCGGTGTCTTGGAGACTTTTTGTATACTATGCGTCCCGCTATGAATTAGACGTAGATTCAGATGCTGATTCCTGGGTACACATTTGGGTAGATTCCAGCAATGCTGCCAAACCTTGTGTAACAGCAGTCCTATTTGGAACTTCCATTCCGGAGTTGTAATGTACACCTGCCCCCctcctttttgaatccctggtggtccagcaatgtatcaggcaggagtgagctttctgcgctTCTGCCCCATGCTGTGcccctctgaatggctgctgcgagttctcgcaggactcatgagaactggcagcagccattcagggagcggctcagggccaagcaggagcgcaaaaagctcaGTACACCGCTGGGCTTTGTGAACCCGAGGTtcatggaaagcttgctcctgcccggtacactgttggaccaccagggattgaaaaaggtatgcagggggaggtggaagtgaagtaaaaaaaaaaaaattgacagtcggccaggacaggagatgagagggatccctcctgttctggcCCACCAAGTCATAAGGAAGGCTCAGTGGAGGCCTATATGATATTGGgaaagagggggggacagggtataggTCAGGGAGAGGGACTGTGTGCAGAGcccagcagggagggaggagagacagggtggagagcctgac
The nucleotide sequence above comes from Geotrypetes seraphini chromosome 18, aGeoSer1.1, whole genome shotgun sequence. Encoded proteins:
- the GRK6 gene encoding G protein-coupled receptor kinase 6 isoform X4, encoding MAGKVCACQVRATGKMYACKKLEKKRIKKRKGESMTLNEKCILEKVNSRFVVSLAYAYESKEALYLVLTLMNGGDLKFHIYHMGEEGFDMNRAIFYAAEICCGLQDLHQERIVYRDLKPENILLDDHGHIRISDLGLAIHIPEGRNIKGRVGTVGYMAPEVIKNERYTFSPDWWALGCLLYEMIEGQSPFQQRKKKMKREEVERLVKEVQEDYSAKFCTDSRCLCSMLLCKDPTERLGCRGRGAQEVKEHPVFRHLNFKRLEAGMLDPPFKPDPQAIYCKDVLDIEQFSTVKGVELEAKDKDFYQKFATGSVSIPWQNEMIETECFKELNVLAADGSVPPDLDWRGQPPPQPKKGLLQRLFSRQDCCGNCSESEEEPTRL
- the GRK6 gene encoding G protein-coupled receptor kinase 6 isoform X1, which produces MELENIVANTVLLKAREGGEGNRKGKSKKWRQMLQFPHISLCEDLRSAMERDYQTLCERQPIGQKLFRHFCETQPELSRCVKFLDAVAEYEVTPDEKRKDCGQHLINTYLNSSCEDYMSLVPPQMTGVCSERLEQEACKELFKECSKLIRDYLSVAPFADYLDSVYFNRFLQWKWLERQPVCKNNFRLYRILGKGGFGEVCACQVRATGKMYACKKLEKKRIKKRKGESMTLNEKCILEKVNSRFVVSLAYAYESKEALYLVLTLMNGGDLKFHIYHMGEEGFDMNRAIFYAAEICCGLQDLHQERIVYRDLKPENILLDDHGHIRISDLGLAIHIPEGRNIKGRVGTVGYMAPEVIKNERYTFSPDWWALGCLLYEMIEGQSPFQQRKKKMKREEVERLVKEVQEDYSAKFCTDSRCLCSMLLCKDPTERLGCRGRGAQEVKEHPVFRHLNFKRLEAGMLDPPFKPDPQAIYCKDVLDIEQFSTVKGVELEAKDKDFYQKFATGSVSIPWQNEMIETECFKELNVLAADGSVPPDLDWRGQPPPQPKKGLLQRLFSRQDCCGNCSESEEEPTRL
- the GRK6 gene encoding G protein-coupled receptor kinase 6 isoform X2, encoding MELENIVANTVLLKAREGGEGNRKGKSKKWRQMLQFPHISLCEDLRSAMERDYQTLCERQPIGQKLFRHFCETQPELSRCVKFLDAVAEYEVTPDEKRKDCGQHLINTYLNSSCEDYMSLVPPQMTGVCSERLEQEACKELFKECSKQPVCKNNFRLYRILGKGGFGEVCACQVRATGKMYACKKLEKKRIKKRKGESMTLNEKCILEKVNSRFVVSLAYAYESKEALYLVLTLMNGGDLKFHIYHMGEEGFDMNRAIFYAAEICCGLQDLHQERIVYRDLKPENILLDDHGHIRISDLGLAIHIPEGRNIKGRVGTVGYMAPEVIKNERYTFSPDWWALGCLLYEMIEGQSPFQQRKKKMKREEVERLVKEVQEDYSAKFCTDSRCLCSMLLCKDPTERLGCRGRGAQEVKEHPVFRHLNFKRLEAGMLDPPFKPDPQAIYCKDVLDIEQFSTVKGVELEAKDKDFYQKFATGSVSIPWQNEMIETECFKELNVLAADGSVPPDLDWRGQPPPQPKKGLLQRLFSRQDCCGNCSESEEEPTRL
- the GRK6 gene encoding G protein-coupled receptor kinase 6 isoform X3, whose protein sequence is MSLVPPQMTGVCSERLEQEACKELFKECSKLIRDYLSVAPFADYLDSVYFNRFLQWKWLERQPVCKNNFRLYRILGKGGFGEVCACQVRATGKMYACKKLEKKRIKKRKGESMTLNEKCILEKVNSRFVVSLAYAYESKEALYLVLTLMNGGDLKFHIYHMGEEGFDMNRAIFYAAEICCGLQDLHQERIVYRDLKPENILLDDHGHIRISDLGLAIHIPEGRNIKGRVGTVGYMAPEVIKNERYTFSPDWWALGCLLYEMIEGQSPFQQRKKKMKREEVERLVKEVQEDYSAKFCTDSRCLCSMLLCKDPTERLGCRGRGAQEVKEHPVFRHLNFKRLEAGMLDPPFKPDPQAIYCKDVLDIEQFSTVKGVELEAKDKDFYQKFATGSVSIPWQNEMIETECFKELNVLAADGSVPPDLDWRGQPPPQPKKGLLQRLFSRQDCCGNCSESEEEPTRL
- the GRK6 gene encoding G protein-coupled receptor kinase 6 isoform X5; translated protein: MYACKKLEKKRIKKRKGESMTLNEKCILEKVNSRFVVSLAYAYESKEALYLVLTLMNGGDLKFHIYHMGEEGFDMNRAIFYAAEICCGLQDLHQERIVYRDLKPENILLDDHGHIRISDLGLAIHIPEGRNIKGRVGTVGYMAPEVIKNERYTFSPDWWALGCLLYEMIEGQSPFQQRKKKMKREEVERLVKEVQEDYSAKFCTDSRCLCSMLLCKDPTERLGCRGRGAQEVKEHPVFRHLNFKRLEAGMLDPPFKPDPQAIYCKDVLDIEQFSTVKGVELEAKDKDFYQKFATGSVSIPWQNEMIETECFKELNVLAADGSVPPDLDWRGQPPPQPKKGLLQRLFSRQDCCGNCSESEEEPTRL